The DNA sequence TTCTTGATTCCGCTCATGATCGGGGCCGACGACATGGCCGTGCCGGTGCTCAACATGTTGAGCTACTGGTTCATGTGGCCCTCGTTCATCCTCATGATCGCCAGCTTCTTCGTCGAGGGTGGGGCGTCGGCCGCAGGTTGGACTTCGTATCCACCTTTGTCAGGCGTCGTCTCCGCGGCACCTGGTAGCCACCTTGGGCAAACTCTCTGGCTGCAAGCCGTGTTGTTCGTCGGGGTGTCGTCGATGATGGGTTCGGTCAACTACATGACCACGATCATCCAAATGCGCGCTCCGGGCATGACGATGTTCCGCATGCCGATGACCATCTGGGGCATGTTCATCACCGCCGTGTTGCAAGCCTTCGCACTGCCGGTGCTTACCGCCGCGCTGTTCATGCAAGTGCTCGATCGCACGATCGGCACCGGCTTCTTCATCCCCGAAGGTTTGATCGTCAACGGCATCCCGGCCGGCGCGGGCGGCGGACAGCCGCTCCTCTGGCAGCACTTGTTCTGGTTCTACTCGCACCCGGCCGTGTACATCATGATCTTGCCCGCGATGGGCATGGTTTCCGACATCATCACCACGTTCGCGCGCAAGCCCCTCTTCGGCTACAAGCCGATGGTGTATTCGATCTCCGGCATCGCCGGCCTGGGCTTCATCGTCTGGGGGCATCATATGTTCATGTCCGGCATGAACCCGGCCCTCGGAACGACGTTCATGGTCTCGACCATGATGATCGCCCTGCCGAGCGCCGTGAAAGTGTTCAACTGGCTCGGCACCGTTTGGGGCGGCAAGATCGAATTCACGACGCCGATGCTCTTCGCCCTTTCGTTCGTCGCGATGTTCATCATCGGCGGGCTCTCGGGCATTTTCATGGCCGCCACGCCGGTCGACATCTTCATCCACGATACCTACTTCATCGTGGCCCACTTCCACTACGTGCTCTTCGCCGGAACCGCGATGGGGGTGTTCGGCGGCATCTACTATTGGTTTCCCAAGATGTTCGGCCGGATGATGAACGACAACGTCGGGAAGCTGCACTTCTTCCTCACGTTCATCTTCCTCAACGGCACGTTCTATCCGATGCACATTCTCGGCGCCGGCGGCTTCCCGCGCCGCTTGGCCGACCCGTACCACTACGAGACGTTCCGCCACCTACAGCCGATGAATCAGTTCATGACGATCTGCGCGATCTGCATGGGCCTGTCGCAACTTTTACTGTTCGGCAACATGGCCTACAGCTTGTTCTTCGGCCCGAAAGCTGGACGCAATCCTTGGCACGCGAACAGCTTGGAATGGATCGCCCCCAGCCCGCCTGGACACGGCAACTTCGATACGCAACCGGTCGTTTATCGCGGTCCTTACGAATACAACTTCCCGGGCCACGACTCTGATTTCTATCCGCAGAACCAGCCGCCGCTGCCGGGCGAGAAGACTCCGGAGCAGCACTAAGAATCTGCTAATTAGTACGACTTGCTCACGCGACGAACCCCTATCTCGATGACGACTTACCCGCTCAATAACACCGCTGAATCGCGCTTGCCTTATCGGTTAGCGACGGTGCTCGTGTGCGCGGTGTTTCCGTTGATTTGGGTCGGCGGGTTGGTCACGTCGTCGGATGCCGGAATGGCAGTGCCCGACTGGCCGAACACGTACGGCTATAATCTGTTTTTGTATCCGTGGCAGACCTGGTTCTTCGGTCCTTGGGACATCTTCGTCGAGCATGGGCATCGGCTCCTCGCCGCCGGAATCGGCATGCTGACGATCGCACTCGCGATCGTCGTTCGCCGCTACGACGCTCGCCCTTGGGTGGTTCGCCTCGCTTACTTCGCCGTGCCGCTCGTGATTCTGCAAGGAGTGCTCGGCGGGCTGCGCGTCGTGCTCGATAAGCAAACCTTGGCGATGCTGCATGCGTGCGTCGGCCCGCTGTTCTTCGCCTACTGCGTTGCACTACGGCATTACCTTACCCCGCGAGCCATCGACTTTGCGTCTGCGGAACCGACGACGAATCGTGATCCCGATCCACTTGCAATCAGAAGCCTGAGTCGGCTCTCCCGCTTAGCGATCGTCACGACGCTTCTGGCTTACGTGCAGCTTGTGCTTGGAGCACTCGTCCGGCATTCGCCCCACATGGCGACTTTCGTCACACCGTCGTTTTTCCGAGCCGCCGTGCTGTTTCATCTGTTCATGGCCGCGGTGCTGACCGTGCATATCGTGCAACTGGCGATTCGTTCCTACTCAGCGGCGGCCAAGTTCGGCGCGGTCGGTCTGCGTGGTCCGGCGTCGTGGTTGACAGGCAGCATCGTCGTGCAGTTATTGCTCGGCGCGGCGACGTGGGTCGTCAACTACGGCTTTCCCGAATGGGCCGCCCAGTCATCGATCGTGCCCGAATTCGTCGTCCGCACGCAAAGCTTCGCGCAACTTGTCATCACCACGGCGCATGTCGCCGTGGGATCGCTGATCTTGGCTATTTCTACGGCCCTGTCGCTCAGGGCTCACGACGCGGTCGCGCGACGTTTATCGGCCTCGCCGGCGGCGGTCGCTCGGGCAGCATCGAACATCCGCACTTCCCTCGCACTCCTCTCCGGCGGCCTATTAATGCGCGAGGGGGCGCTATGAGTTCGGGCGTATTGATCGGCGAGCGGACATCCGGCGGCGCAGCTTCGTGCGACGTCGCTTCGGGCAGTCCCGCGGCTTGCATCGCGACCGCGGATCGCGCCGTCGTCAGCACCACCTTCGCCAGCCGGTGTGCCGACTACATCGAACTCACGAAGCCGCGCATCGCAGTGCTCGAGCTCGTTACCGTCGCCCTCTCGGCTTACGTTTCTCGTTGGGTATTTCCCGACACCGCAACGCTCGCCTATCTCCTCATCGGCACCGCGCTGACTGCGGCCGGAGCGGGTGCATGGAATCAATGGCTTGAGATCGCGACCGACGCTCGCATGCACCGCACTGCCGATCGTCCGCTCGTCGCCGGCCGGCTATCGCCGCGGCAAGTCGCCTGGTTCGGCACCTGGACGAGCATCGGCGGAGTCGGCTTATTGGCCGTCGCGGTAAACGCGCAGACGGCGCTCTTCGGCTTCCTCACTTGGTTTCTCTACGTCGTCGTTTACACGCCGATGAAGCGGTCGACTCCGCTCAACACCGTCGTGGGCGCCGTTGCCGGAGCGATGCCGGTGTTGATGGGTTGCGCGGCCAACGAAGGGCGATTCACGCTCTCGGTCGCGGCCCTCGCGATGATCGTCTTCCTCTGGCAGTTCCCGCACTTCATGGCGATCAGTTGGATCTACAAAGATCAATACGCTCGCGCAGGGCTACAGATGCTCTCCGTCGTCGACCCCTCAGGCCGGCGTTGCGGGGCGCAGGCCGTCGTGACGGCGCTGATCTTGATTCCCGTAAGTTTGTTGCCTGCGGTGATCGACTCGGCCGGATCGCTCTATTTCGCTTGGGCCTTGGCCTTAGGCCTCGCACAGTTAGGTTGCGCCGTTTGGTTCATGTTATGTCTCGACGAACGCTCGGCGCGCGTGCTGTTGCGAGCGTCGTTGATTTATCTCCCTTCGTTGTTGCTGATGCTAATTTTAGGACCGTTTTCGTAATCGAGATTTAGAGATACGCAGATCGAGATACGCAGAGAACCCGGGGTATGCACCCCGGGCTATTGAAGGAAGCCGGAGACGCGACATCGACTCATCGTTTCCTCGCTGACCCCTGACCACCGACCCCTGACCCCTTCCTCCCCATGTCTCACGAAGCCGCCGCACATGCCGCTCATTTGAAGCTTGTCTACCAGCCGGCTCTGCCGCTGCGCAACGGCAAGCTCTTTCTGTGGCTGTTCTTGTCGACCGAAATCATGTTCTTCGCCGCGTTGATCGGCATGTATATCGTGCTGCGCTTCGGTGCGAAGGTGTGGCCTGTGCCGCATGCCGTGCATCTCAGCGAGCCGATCGGGGCGTTCAACACGTTCGTGCTGATCTGCTCGTCGGTTTCGATCGTGCTTGCGCTCGAAGCGGCGAAGTCGAATCGCTCGGATGCCGCCAAGCTCTGGCTTGCGCTCACGCTCGGCCTGGGCTCGATCTTCCTCGGCATTAAGGGCTACGAATACTCCGCGAAGTTCGCGCACAACATCTATCCCGCGATGCCGCGCAGCCCGATCTACGAAAAGGCCGATCTCTATTTCGGCGGTGCGGTGAAGGCTCGCTCCGAAGCGATCCTCGACGGCATCACGCAAGAACGCAACGCGCTTGTAAAAGCGAACGAAGCGAAACTCGCGGCGACGGCCGAAGATGCGAAAGCCGGGCTCCAAACGCAACTCAACGAAGAAGCGAAAAAGCTCGAAGAGGGTTGGCAGGCAAAGGAAAAGATCGTCCAGCCTCTCTTATCGGAGAGCAAGTCGGACGAGCCGGCAGTGCTCTACGCACTCGCCGCGAAGATCATGCCGATGGCTGGAGCACACGATAAATCGCACCTGCACGGACTCAACGACGAGCACTCGTGGCTCAAGATGCCGATCGTCATCCCCGGCGGCAACATGTGGGCCAGCACCTACTTTACCCTCACCGGCTTTCATGCGATCCACGTCATCGTCGGCCTGATTTGCTTCATCGTAATGATGCCGATGAAGTTCACGGCGGAGAATGCCGGGCTGATCGAAAACGTCGGCCTGTATTGGCACTTCGTCGACTTGGTTTGGATCTTCCTGTTTCCCGTGCTGTATTTGTTCTAACTCGATTTCGTTTTCAAGCCCGTTCGGCGCACGCCGCAGAGTTCGTCGCGCCTCACGCTAACCTTTCGGTCATACCATGTCGGATCACGGTCACTCCGCTCACGATCACACGAGCCCATCGGTCGCTCACGGCGCAGGCCACGACGCGCACGACGATCACGGCGGAATCGCAAAATACATCCAGGTCTTCGTGATCCTCTGCGTCCTTACCGGCGCTTCGTTCTTCACCTACTCCGACTACTGGCCGTTCCACGCCTATCCGAGCGTCGGCTGGGCCTTCATGATGGCGGTGTCGTGCACGAAGGCGCTGTTGGTCATGCTGTTCTTCATGCACTTGAAATGGGAAGCCGACTGGAAATACGTCCTCACGATTCCGGCTTCGGTGATGTCCGTGTTCCTCGTCTTGGCTTTGGTTCCCGACATCGGACGTCGCGTCAACGGCTTTTATCCGTATTCGAATGAGCGGCTGGAATACGTGGCGACGCCGCACGACGTAGATGAGCTCGTGCAAGCCAGCATCAAGGCGCAAAAGGCTTTGCATCCGGAGTCCGGCCATTCGGCGGCTCCCGCACACGCCGGCGGTCACTAGACGTGACGCCATGAGCGCGGTTTTATCATGAACGAAACGGCGGCAGTGGAAATCGCCGAGGTGTCGCACCGTTACGGCCTGCGGCAAGCGCTCGACGCGGTGAGCTTCGACGTTCGGAGCGGTGAGATCTTCGCTTTGCTCGGGCCCAACGGCGGCGGTAAGACGACCCTTTTCCGCTTGCTTTCGACGTTGATTCCGCTGCAAGCCGGCGCGATTCGCGTGCTTGGCGACGACGTTGCTAGCACCACCGATGCCGTGCGGCGCACAATCGGCATCGTGTTTCAAGCACCGAGCCTCGATAAGAAACTGACCGTCTTCGAGAACCTGCGCCATCAAGGTCATCTCTACGCGCTCCGCGGGACCATGCTGGATGCTCGCATCGATGCGATGCTCGCACGCTTGCGTTTAGAAGATCGACGCCACGACTTAGTCGAGACTCTGTCGGGCGGTCTGAGACGTCGCGTGGAACTTGCCAAAGGAATGCTCCATGAGCCGCGCGTCTTGATTCTCGACGAGCCGAGCACGGGCCTCGATCCCGGAGCGCGAGCCGATCTTTGGGAATATCTTCGCCTCGTACGCAACGAACAGGGAACGACCGTCGTCCTCACGACGCACCTCCTTGAGGAAGCGGATAAGGCCGATCGGTTGGCGATTCTGGACCGCGGCAAACTCGTGGCTCTCGACACTCCGGACAAGTTGCGCGCGACCGTCGGCGGCGACTCGCTGACGATCGAGACGGACGAGCCCGAGCGCTTGATCGCGGGCCTTCAAGAGCGGTTCGGTTTCGCGGCGCGGAGGATCGACGACACGGTCCGGATCGAACAAGCCGACGGACACCGCTGGGTCGCGCAGGTGGTCGAAGCGTTTCCCGGCGCAGTGAAATCGGTCACGCTCGGCAAGCCGACGCTGGAAGATGTGTTCATCAACCGAACCGGCCATCGCTTCTTGAGCGAAGACTTGCTCGCTTCTTCGGCCGTGAACGACGCTCGGTCGGGCAAGAAAAAGCAGGTGCGACGATGAGCCTTTCGCACCCCGCCGCGCGCGAGTCGGCCGCTCGATCGCGCAACACGCCGACGTCAGCTTCGTGGAGCGATCATGCGCTGGTCGTCGGCACGCTTTGCCGCCGGGAGTTGACGCGTTTCTTTCGGCAGCGCAACCGAGTGATCGGAGCGGTCGGACAACCGATCTTGTTTTGGATCTTATTCGGGGCAGGGCTCGGACCTTCATTCCGAATGCCGGGAACCGACGGCTCGGCCGTCAGCTACCGCGAATACTTTTTTCCGGGCACGCTCTCGCTCATTCTTCTCTTCACAGCGATCTTCACGACGATCTCGATCATCGAAGATCGGCGCGAAGGATTCCTTCAATCGGTGCTCGTTGCGCCCATTAGTCGCTGGAGCATGGTGCTCGGCAAGTTGCTCGGTGGGACGTTGATCGCACTCGCGCAAGCGATGGTCTTCTTCTTGCTCGGGCTGACGCTCCGGCTGCACTACTCGCCGACGATGGTGCTGGCCGTCGCGGCGTTCGGTTTTCTCTCCGCATTCACGCTGACGGCGCTCGGCTTCTTGATCGCCTGGCGCATGGATTCGACCCAAGGCTTTCATGCCGTGATGAGTGTCTTCCTCATGCCGATGTGGCTCCTGTCCGGGGCATTTTTTCCGGGCGAAGGGGTGTTAGGCTATGTGATGGCAGTGAACCCGATGACGTACATGACCGCGGGCCTTAGGCATCTGATGTATTGGAACGTCCCGGACAGCGCATCGCTGTTGCCGCCGCATTTGCCCTCGCTCTCGACTTGTTGGATCGTGACCACGGCGCTGGCTTGCGTGTTGTTCGCCTTGGCGACGCGCATGGCTCGCTCGCGCACGACCGGAGACTTGCTATGAACCATCTAGCCGTGAAGATTTGGCTTTCGGTCTTGCTGTTGGCGTCGAGCGTTTACGCCGGAATCTTCGTCGTACGGAATTGGCGCACGATCGATGAATCGCGCAACTCGCCGACGAACGACTTACACATCAAGCCGGCTCGCCCGCTAGCCGACTTTCGCTTCGTCGAGCGGAGCGGCAAGAAGATTCAACTCAATGAGCTCGAAGGAAAGATTTTCGTCGTCAACTTCTTTTGGGCCAACTGTCCGATGTCGTGCCTGCGGCTCAACCAAGCCGTGGCGGCGATCCAGCGAGAATTTAAGGACACGGACATTCAGTTCGTCAGCATCACGGTCGAGCCGACCGTGGACACTCCGGAACGGCTTAAGCAATATGCCGACAATCTGAATGCCCCGGCCGACAAATGGTGGTTTCTCAACGCTCCGCTCTCCGAGACGCAAGACCTCGGGACGGCGCTGAAGGTGAACGTCGCTCCGACGACCCATACCGATGCGCTCGTCGTCGTCGATCGAGCGGGCATCGTGCGCGGAGCCTACGACTTTCAGAATCCGGTGAAGCTTAGTAATTGCAAGCAAAAGCTGCGCGACCTACTCGTAGAACAGCCTGTCGGTTGGAAGCCGGGAGGCGCGACGAACGGAGAGGCCTCGGCGACGGCGACTCCTTCGGCGACCGCCGGCCCGAAAGGAACGTAAGCGTCGATGCTGTTTGCGGAGTTTACTTATCGTGATCTACCGACCGTTAATGCGGCGCTCAATGCGCTAGCCGGCATATTGCTCTTGGTCGGCTACGTGCTGATCAAGCGGAGATGCGAGACGGCCCATAAGTGGGTGATGGTTTCGGCGTTCGGCGTGAGCGTCGTGTTCTTAGGGTGCTACCTTTCGTATCACCAATTGCTCTATGCACGCGAGGGAATTCGCGGTCGAGCGTTTGCAGGCCCGGAACACTTACGGCTTCCCTATCTCGTCATGCTGGTCTCGCACGTCGTGCTCGCCGCTGCGGTGCCGGTGCTCGCCCTAATCACGATTTATCGCGGATTTCGCGACGAGCGGGTAAAGCATCGGCGTATCGCCCGCTGGACGTTTCCGATTTGGATTTACGTCTCCGTGACCGGCGTGTTGGTTTACGCGGTGCTTTATCACATCTATCCGGTTGCGAGCGGTTGACCTATAATTCTAGAGCCCGCGGTGCCCTCACCGCGGCTGAATGAACGGTCGCGATTTTAGTTCGTTTCGTGAAGCGAATCTTATGATGAACCGCAATCGACTGCTGATCGTCGCGCTGGTGCTGGTCTCGACGATGGCTTGGTATGCCGCGGCGGAAGCGTGTCCGGGCTGCGCCGACGGCCAAGCGGGGCAGGGGCCCGAGCGGGGCAACATCGTGCGCGGCTATATGCTGAGCATCATCTTCATGCTCTCGATGCCGTTCATCATCTTCGGGTCGTTCGGCGGCTATGTGTATCTGCATGTGCGCCGCACGCGATTGGCGGCCGAGGCCGAAGCGGCCGCGAAACCGCAAGCGAGCGACGGTGCTGTTGCCGTCGGACAAGTCTCCGTTGGACAGGCTTAGTAAGCAAAGTCGGCTTACTTGAGAGTCGCTTACTTCGGCTCCGGCGGCGGATCCATGTAGTGGTCCATCGCCAGCCACAGACTGCGTGCGTAGCGGAAATACCACAGCGGAAACGCGACGCAGAAGGCCGCGGTCGACCAGAACAGCGTGTTGCTCTGGCCGTAGCCGAGAATCATCGCTCCGACATACGTCGCCGTGACGATGATCGCCGTCAGCCCGTAGTTGAA is a window from the Planctomycetia bacterium genome containing:
- a CDS encoding cytochrome c oxidase subunit 3, translating into MPRSPIYEKADLYFGGAVKARSEAILDGITQERNALVKANEAKLAATAEDAKAGLQTQLNEEAKKLEEGWQAKEKIVQPLLSESKSDEPAVLYALAAKIMPMAGAHDKSHLHGLNDEHSWLKMPIVIPGGNMWASTYFTLTGFHAIHVIVGLICFIVMMPMKFTAENAGLIENVGLYWHFVDLVWIFLFPVLYLF
- the cyoE gene encoding heme o synthase, whose protein sequence is MSSGVLIGERTSGGAASCDVASGSPAACIATADRAVVSTTFASRCADYIELTKPRIAVLELVTVALSAYVSRWVFPDTATLAYLLIGTALTAAGAGAWNQWLEIATDARMHRTADRPLVAGRLSPRQVAWFGTWTSIGGVGLLAVAVNAQTALFGFLTWFLYVVVYTPMKRSTPLNTVVGAVAGAMPVLMGCAANEGRFTLSVAALAMIVFLWQFPHFMAISWIYKDQYARAGLQMLSVVDPSGRRCGAQAVVTALILIPVSLLPAVIDSAGSLYFAWALALGLAQLGCAVWFMLCLDERSARVLLRASLIYLPSLLLMLILGPFS
- a CDS encoding DUF420 domain-containing protein, whose amino-acid sequence is MLFAEFTYRDLPTVNAALNALAGILLLVGYVLIKRRCETAHKWVMVSAFGVSVVFLGCYLSYHQLLYAREGIRGRAFAGPEHLRLPYLVMLVSHVVLAAAVPVLALITIYRGFRDERVKHRRIARWTFPIWIYVSVTGVLVYAVLYHIYPVASG
- a CDS encoding cytochrome C oxidase subunit IV family protein gives rise to the protein MSDHGHSAHDHTSPSVAHGAGHDAHDDHGGIAKYIQVFVILCVLTGASFFTYSDYWPFHAYPSVGWAFMMAVSCTKALLVMLFFMHLKWEADWKYVLTIPASVMSVFLVLALVPDIGRRVNGFYPYSNERLEYVATPHDVDELVQASIKAQKALHPESGHSAAPAHAGGH
- a CDS encoding ABC transporter permease, with the protein product MSLSHPAARESAARSRNTPTSASWSDHALVVGTLCRRELTRFFRQRNRVIGAVGQPILFWILFGAGLGPSFRMPGTDGSAVSYREYFFPGTLSLILLFTAIFTTISIIEDRREGFLQSVLVAPISRWSMVLGKLLGGTLIALAQAMVFFLLGLTLRLHYSPTMVLAVAAFGFLSAFTLTALGFLIAWRMDSTQGFHAVMSVFLMPMWLLSGAFFPGEGVLGYVMAVNPMTYMTAGLRHLMYWNVPDSASLLPPHLPSLSTCWIVTTALACVLFALATRMARSRTTGDLL
- a CDS encoding SCO family protein produces the protein MNHLAVKIWLSVLLLASSVYAGIFVVRNWRTIDESRNSPTNDLHIKPARPLADFRFVERSGKKIQLNELEGKIFVVNFFWANCPMSCLRLNQAVAAIQREFKDTDIQFVSITVEPTVDTPERLKQYADNLNAPADKWWFLNAPLSETQDLGTALKVNVAPTTHTDALVVVDRAGIVRGAYDFQNPVKLSNCKQKLRDLLVEQPVGWKPGGATNGEASATATPSATAGPKGT
- a CDS encoding DUF983 domain-containing protein, with the protein product MPPTTQERLGLVGRILRALRLRCPRCGEGKLFAGWFKMNDRCAKCDTDFRREPGFYLGSIYFNYGLTAIIVTATYVGAMILGYGQSNTLFWSTAAFCVAFPLWYFRYARSLWLAMDHYMDPPPEPK
- a CDS encoding cbb3-type cytochrome c oxidase subunit I produces the protein FLIPLMIGADDMAVPVLNMLSYWFMWPSFILMIASFFVEGGASAAGWTSYPPLSGVVSAAPGSHLGQTLWLQAVLFVGVSSMMGSVNYMTTIIQMRAPGMTMFRMPMTIWGMFITAVLQAFALPVLTAALFMQVLDRTIGTGFFIPEGLIVNGIPAGAGGGQPLLWQHLFWFYSHPAVYIMILPAMGMVSDIITTFARKPLFGYKPMVYSISGIAGLGFIVWGHHMFMSGMNPALGTTFMVSTMMIALPSAVKVFNWLGTVWGGKIEFTTPMLFALSFVAMFIIGGLSGIFMAATPVDIFIHDTYFIVAHFHYVLFAGTAMGVFGGIYYWFPKMFGRMMNDNVGKLHFFLTFIFLNGTFYPMHILGAGGFPRRLADPYHYETFRHLQPMNQFMTICAICMGLSQLLLFGNMAYSLFFGPKAGRNPWHANSLEWIAPSPPGHGNFDTQPVVYRGPYEYNFPGHDSDFYPQNQPPLPGEKTPEQH
- a CDS encoding COX15/CtaA family protein; the encoded protein is MTTYPLNNTAESRLPYRLATVLVCAVFPLIWVGGLVTSSDAGMAVPDWPNTYGYNLFLYPWQTWFFGPWDIFVEHGHRLLAAGIGMLTIALAIVVRRYDARPWVVRLAYFAVPLVILQGVLGGLRVVLDKQTLAMLHACVGPLFFAYCVALRHYLTPRAIDFASAEPTTNRDPDPLAIRSLSRLSRLAIVTTLLAYVQLVLGALVRHSPHMATFVTPSFFRAAVLFHLFMAAVLTVHIVQLAIRSYSAAAKFGAVGLRGPASWLTGSIVVQLLLGAATWVVNYGFPEWAAQSSIVPEFVVRTQSFAQLVITTAHVAVGSLILAISTALSLRAHDAVARRLSASPAAVARAASNIRTSLALLSGGLLMREGAL
- a CDS encoding ABC transporter ATP-binding protein, which produces MNETAAVEIAEVSHRYGLRQALDAVSFDVRSGEIFALLGPNGGGKTTLFRLLSTLIPLQAGAIRVLGDDVASTTDAVRRTIGIVFQAPSLDKKLTVFENLRHQGHLYALRGTMLDARIDAMLARLRLEDRRHDLVETLSGGLRRRVELAKGMLHEPRVLILDEPSTGLDPGARADLWEYLRLVRNEQGTTVVLTTHLLEEADKADRLAILDRGKLVALDTPDKLRATVGGDSLTIETDEPERLIAGLQERFGFAARRIDDTVRIEQADGHRWVAQVVEAFPGAVKSVTLGKPTLEDVFINRTGHRFLSEDLLASSAVNDARSGKKKQVRR